One window from the genome of Thermus sediminis encodes:
- a CDS encoding NAD-dependent epimerase/dehydratase family protein codes for MRVLVTGGAGFIGSHIVEGLLAEGLEVAVLDNLSTGRRENVPQGVPFYEVDLRDKEGVERVFREFRPTHVSHQAAQASVKVSVEDPLLDFAVNLVGGMNLLEASRKFGVEKLLFASTGGAIYGEVPEGEAAEETWPPRPKSPYAASKAAFEGYLSAYGQNYGLKWISLRYGNVYGPRQDPHGEAGVVAIFAERVLKGEPVTLYARKTPGDEGCVRDYIYVGDVAEAHALALKGLEGVYNVGTGEGHTTLEVLEAVAEAAGRTPEVRPAPPRPGDLERSVLSPLRLMAHGWRPRVGFREGIRRTVDHFRAR; via the coding sequence ATGCGCGTACTGGTCACTGGCGGTGCGGGGTTCATCGGGAGCCACATCGTGGAGGGCCTTTTGGCGGAGGGCCTCGAGGTGGCGGTCCTGGACAACCTCTCCACGGGCAGGCGGGAAAACGTCCCCCAAGGGGTACCCTTCTACGAGGTGGACCTCCGGGACAAGGAGGGGGTGGAACGGGTCTTCCGGGAGTTCCGCCCCACCCACGTCTCCCACCAGGCGGCCCAGGCCTCGGTGAAGGTGAGCGTGGAGGACCCCCTTCTGGACTTCGCCGTGAACCTAGTGGGGGGGATGAACCTCCTCGAGGCCTCCCGCAAGTTCGGGGTGGAGAAGCTCCTCTTCGCCTCCACGGGTGGGGCCATCTACGGGGAGGTGCCCGAAGGGGAGGCCGCCGAGGAAACCTGGCCCCCAAGGCCCAAAAGCCCCTACGCCGCCAGCAAGGCGGCCTTTGAGGGATACCTCTCCGCCTACGGGCAGAACTACGGCCTCAAGTGGATCTCCCTCCGCTACGGCAACGTCTACGGGCCTAGGCAGGACCCCCACGGGGAGGCGGGGGTGGTGGCCATCTTCGCCGAGAGGGTCCTGAAGGGCGAGCCCGTGACCCTCTACGCCAGGAAGACCCCGGGGGACGAGGGGTGCGTGCGGGACTACATCTATGTGGGGGACGTGGCTGAGGCCCACGCCCTAGCCCTGAAGGGTCTGGAAGGGGTCTACAACGTGGGCACCGGGGAGGGGCACACCACCTTGGAGGTCCTAGAGGCCGTGGCGGAGGCCGCGGGGAGGACCCCCGAGGTGCGCCCCGCCCCCCCGCGCCCCGGGGACCTGGAACGGAGCGTCCTCTCCCCCCTGAGGCTGATGGCCCATGGCTGGCGGCCTCGGGTAGGGTTCCGAGAGGGGATCCGGCGCACCGTGGACCACTTCCGCGCCCGTTGA
- a CDS encoding ribonuclease J yields MENQERKPRRRRRRRPQDGPSPPGQDPVEIIPLGGMGEIGKNITAFRYRDEIFVLDGGLAFPDEGMPGVDLLIPRVDFLIENRHRIKAWVLTHGHEDHIGGLPFILPMVYGKESPVPIYGARLTLGLLKGKLEEFGLRPGSFNLKEVSPDDRIGVGRYFTLDLFRMTHSIPDNSGLLIRTPVGTIVHTGDFKLDATPIDGKVSHLAKVAQAGAEGVLLLIADATNAERPGYTPSEMEIAKELDQAIGRAPGRVFVTTFASHIHRIQAVIWIAEKYGRKVAMEGRSMVKFSRIAMELGYLKVKDRLYALEEVADLPDHQVLILATGSQGQPMSVLHRLAFEGHAKMAIKPGDTVILSSSPIPGNEEAVNRVINRLYALGAYVLYPPTYKVHASGHASQEELKLILNLTTPKFFLPWHGEVRHQTNLKWLAEGMSRPPEKTLIGENGAIYRLTPTSFEKAGSVPHGALYVDGLGVGDITEEILADRQHMAEEGLVVIAALAGREPVVEVVSRGFVKAGERLLGEVRRMALETLTAGVREKKPLERIRDDIYYPVKKFLKKATGRDPVILPVVIEG; encoded by the coding sequence ATGGAAAACCAGGAACGGAAACCGAGAAGGAGGCGGCGCAGGCGGCCGCAGGACGGACCTTCCCCACCGGGCCAGGACCCGGTGGAGATCATCCCCCTAGGGGGGATGGGGGAGATCGGCAAGAACATCACCGCCTTCCGCTACCGGGACGAGATCTTCGTCCTGGATGGGGGCCTGGCTTTTCCCGACGAGGGGATGCCGGGGGTGGATCTCCTCATCCCCCGGGTGGACTTCCTCATAGAGAACCGCCACCGCATCAAGGCCTGGGTGCTGACCCACGGCCACGAGGACCACATCGGGGGGCTTCCCTTCATCCTACCCATGGTCTACGGCAAGGAAAGCCCGGTGCCCATCTACGGGGCCCGGCTCACCCTGGGCCTTTTAAAGGGGAAGCTGGAGGAGTTCGGCCTCCGGCCAGGAAGCTTCAACCTCAAGGAGGTTTCCCCCGACGACCGAATCGGGGTGGGCCGGTACTTCACCCTGGACCTCTTCCGCATGACCCACTCCATCCCCGACAACTCGGGGCTTTTGATCCGCACCCCCGTGGGCACCATCGTCCACACCGGGGACTTCAAGCTGGACGCCACCCCCATTGACGGGAAGGTCTCCCATCTGGCCAAGGTGGCCCAGGCAGGAGCCGAGGGGGTCCTCCTCCTCATCGCCGACGCCACCAACGCCGAGCGCCCCGGCTACACCCCAAGCGAGATGGAGATCGCCAAGGAGCTGGACCAGGCGATCGGCCGGGCTCCCGGGCGGGTCTTCGTGACCACCTTCGCCAGCCACATCCACCGCATCCAGGCGGTAATCTGGATTGCGGAGAAGTACGGACGCAAGGTGGCCATGGAGGGGCGGAGCATGGTGAAGTTCAGCCGCATCGCCATGGAGCTGGGCTACCTCAAGGTGAAGGACCGCCTCTACGCCCTCGAGGAGGTGGCGGACCTCCCCGACCACCAGGTCCTCATCCTGGCCACGGGAAGCCAGGGCCAGCCCATGTCCGTCCTCCACCGCCTGGCCTTTGAGGGGCACGCCAAGATGGCCATCAAGCCGGGGGACACGGTGATCCTCTCCTCTAGCCCCATCCCCGGCAACGAGGAGGCGGTGAACCGGGTCATCAACCGCCTCTACGCCCTAGGGGCCTACGTCCTCTACCCTCCCACGTACAAGGTCCACGCCTCGGGCCACGCCTCCCAGGAGGAGCTGAAGCTGATCCTGAACCTCACCACGCCCAAGTTTTTCCTCCCTTGGCACGGGGAGGTGCGCCACCAGACCAACCTCAAGTGGCTGGCCGAGGGCATGAGCCGCCCCCCGGAGAAGACCCTGATCGGGGAGAACGGGGCCATTTACCGCCTCACCCCCACGAGCTTTGAGAAGGCGGGCTCGGTCCCCCACGGGGCCCTCTACGTGGACGGCCTGGGGGTGGGGGATATCACCGAGGAGATCCTGGCCGACCGCCAGCACATGGCCGAGGAGGGCCTGGTGGTGATCGCCGCCCTGGCGGGGCGGGAACCCGTGGTGGAGGTGGTCTCCCGAGGGTTCGTGAAGGCGGGGGAGAGGCTTTTAGGGGAGGTGCGGCGGATGGCCCTCGAGACCCTCACCGCCGGAGTCCGGGAAAAGAAGCCCCTGGAGCGCATCCGGGACGACATCTACTACCCGGTGAAGAAGTTCTTGAAAAAGGCTACGGGCCGCGACCCCGTGATCCTGCCGGTGGTCATCGAGGGGTGA
- the pnp gene encoding polyribonucleotide nucleotidyltransferase, whose protein sequence is MPEATPNTPEGHRYETEVAGRRLILETGKYAKQASGSVLVRYGDTLVLATAQASEEPIEADFLPLTVEFEERHYAVGKIPGSFMRREGRPGEKAILSARMTDRPIRPLFPKGFRHEVQVILTVLSADQKNPPDILGPIGASAALMLSDIPWEGPVACVRVGLIGGQFLLNPTLQELEESALDLVVAGSREAILMVEAGAQEVEEELLVQALEFAHREMGPILELQERMTRDLGKPKMAWTPPETLPEEEREAFYRLALERGLSGVLQTASKGERSRALSAFAESLILEALPRREDGTPDEGKKRLYEGAFGEVVRRELRRLVLEEGRRADGRGPRDLRPIWIEADVLPRAHGSALFTRGETQVLGTVTLGTGRDEQILDDLGIDETDPFLVHYNFPPFSTGEVRRLRGVSRREVGHGNLAKRALKAVLPPQEAFPYTIRVVGDVLESNGSSSMATVCAGSLALMDAGVPVRAPVAGVAMGLVWENEKAVILTDILGLEDALGDMDFKVAGTRRGVTALQMDNKVGGLPREVLKEALLQAREARLRILDLMESVLPASRPSLKPFAPRILSLKVPVEKIGLVIGPGGKNVRALEELGVEVDIEEDGTIRIYSSDSEAAEKAKARIEELTREAKVGEVYEGTVTRIAPFGAFVSLFPGTEGLLHISQVAPGRVERVEDHLKVGDVIKVKVYRIDDKGKIDLIRPELEGKIPPRRR, encoded by the coding sequence ATGCCAGAAGCCACACCCAACACTCCAGAAGGCCATCGGTACGAAACGGAAGTCGCCGGAAGGAGGCTCATCCTGGAGACGGGCAAGTACGCCAAGCAGGCCTCGGGCTCCGTCCTGGTCCGCTACGGGGACACCCTCGTCCTCGCTACGGCCCAAGCCTCGGAAGAGCCCATAGAGGCGGACTTCCTCCCCCTCACGGTGGAGTTTGAGGAAAGGCACTACGCCGTGGGCAAGATCCCGGGGAGCTTCATGCGCCGGGAGGGCCGCCCCGGGGAGAAGGCCATCCTCTCCGCCCGCATGACCGACCGGCCCATCCGCCCCCTCTTCCCCAAGGGCTTCCGGCACGAGGTGCAGGTCATTCTCACCGTGCTCTCCGCCGACCAGAAGAACCCCCCGGATATCCTGGGGCCCATCGGGGCCAGCGCCGCCCTCATGCTCTCCGATATCCCCTGGGAAGGGCCCGTGGCCTGTGTGCGGGTGGGCCTCATCGGGGGACAGTTCCTCCTCAACCCCACCCTGCAGGAGCTGGAGGAGAGCGCCTTGGACCTGGTGGTGGCGGGGAGCCGGGAGGCCATCCTCATGGTGGAGGCCGGCGCCCAGGAGGTGGAGGAGGAGCTTTTGGTCCAGGCCCTGGAGTTCGCCCACCGGGAGATGGGGCCCATCCTGGAGCTTCAGGAACGGATGACCCGGGATCTAGGCAAGCCCAAGATGGCCTGGACGCCACCCGAAACCCTCCCCGAGGAGGAGAGGGAGGCCTTCTACCGCCTGGCCCTGGAAAGGGGCCTCTCCGGGGTGCTCCAGACCGCCAGCAAGGGGGAGAGGAGCCGGGCCCTTTCGGCCTTCGCCGAAAGCCTCATCCTCGAGGCCCTGCCCAGGCGGGAGGACGGCACCCCGGACGAGGGCAAAAAGCGCCTTTACGAGGGCGCCTTCGGGGAGGTGGTGCGGCGGGAGCTCAGGCGGCTCGTCTTGGAGGAGGGCAGGCGGGCGGATGGACGGGGGCCCAGGGACCTGAGGCCCATCTGGATTGAGGCGGACGTCCTCCCCCGGGCCCACGGCTCCGCCCTCTTCACCCGGGGAGAGACCCAGGTCCTGGGCACCGTGACCCTGGGCACGGGCCGCGACGAGCAGATCCTCGACGACCTGGGCATCGACGAGACCGACCCCTTCCTCGTCCACTACAACTTCCCCCCCTTTTCCACCGGGGAGGTCCGGCGCCTCCGCGGGGTGTCCCGCCGGGAGGTGGGCCACGGCAACCTGGCCAAGCGGGCCCTGAAGGCGGTCCTCCCCCCCCAGGAAGCCTTCCCCTACACCATCCGGGTGGTGGGGGACGTATTGGAGTCCAACGGCTCTAGCTCCATGGCCACGGTCTGCGCCGGGAGCCTGGCCCTCATGGACGCTGGGGTGCCCGTGAGGGCCCCGGTGGCGGGGGTGGCCATGGGCCTGGTCTGGGAGAACGAGAAGGCGGTGATCCTAACCGACATCTTGGGCCTCGAGGACGCCCTCGGGGACATGGACTTCAAGGTGGCGGGAACCCGTAGGGGGGTCACCGCCCTGCAGATGGACAACAAGGTGGGGGGCCTCCCCCGGGAGGTCCTGAAGGAGGCCCTCCTCCAGGCCCGGGAGGCCCGGCTCAGGATCCTGGACCTCATGGAAAGCGTCCTCCCCGCCTCCCGCCCGAGCCTCAAGCCCTTCGCCCCCCGGATCCTCTCCCTCAAGGTGCCCGTGGAGAAGATCGGCCTGGTCATCGGCCCCGGGGGCAAGAACGTCCGAGCCCTAGAGGAGTTGGGCGTGGAGGTGGACATCGAGGAGGACGGGACCATCCGCATCTACTCCAGCGACTCGGAGGCGGCGGAGAAGGCCAAGGCCCGCATAGAGGAGCTCACCCGCGAGGCCAAGGTGGGCGAGGTCTACGAGGGCACCGTCACCCGGATCGCCCCCTTCGGAGCCTTCGTCAGCCTCTTCCCCGGCACCGAGGGCCTCCTCCACATCAGCCAGGTGGCCCCGGGCCGGGTGGAGCGGGTGGAGGACCACCTCAAGGTGGGGGACGTGATCAAGGTCAAGGTCTACCGCATTGACGATAAGGGCAAGATTGACCTCATCCGCCCCGAGCTGGAAGGCAAGATCCCCCCGAGGCGGCGCTGA
- a CDS encoding universal stress protein, whose amino-acid sequence MGPRLLLRPKTLPYYRELLEDLRWEGLPALGRAACLAEELGVPSAVRLLEGRAAEVTPEKAGKRGRVVMGTHGCTGPDRLPPGSRAQMVARRSPKPLLPVPHRKASP is encoded by the coding sequence TTGGGGCCCAGGCTCCTCCTACGCCCCAAGACCCTTCCCTATTACCGGGAGCTCCTGGAGGACCTGCGCTGGGAAGGCCTGCCCGCCCTGGGCCGGGCCGCCTGCCTGGCGGAGGAGCTGGGGGTGCCCTCTGCGGTCCGCCTCCTCGAGGGGCGGGCGGCGGAGGTGACCCCGGAGAAGGCGGGGAAGCGCGGCCGGGTGGTCATGGGCACCCACGGGTGCACGGGGCCGGACCGGCTCCCACCGGGAAGCAGGGCCCAGATGGTGGCCCGGAGAAGCCCCAAGCCCCTCCTCCCGGTGCCTCATCGCAAGGCGAGCCCATAG
- a CDS encoding thioredoxin family protein — protein sequence MLQYPELPLESPLIDAELPDPRGGRYRLSQFQEPLLAVVFMCNHCPYVKGSIGELVALAERYREKVAFVGINPNDYEKYPEDSPEGMVAFAKEHGIFFPYLLDETQEVAKAYRALRTPEVFLFDERRLLRYHGRVNDNPKFPDQVQSHDLEAAIEALLKGEDPPLKEAPAIGCTIKWRPGNQPEVKIG from the coding sequence ATGCTCCAGTATCCTGAACTCCCCCTAGAAAGCCCCCTTATCGACGCCGAGCTCCCTGACCCCCGGGGTGGGCGGTACCGCCTCTCCCAGTTCCAGGAGCCCCTCCTAGCCGTGGTCTTTATGTGCAACCACTGCCCCTACGTGAAGGGGTCCATCGGGGAGCTGGTGGCCCTGGCGGAGAGGTACCGGGAAAAGGTGGCCTTCGTGGGCATCAACCCCAACGACTACGAGAAGTACCCCGAGGATAGCCCCGAGGGGATGGTGGCCTTCGCCAAGGAGCATGGCATCTTCTTCCCCTATCTTTTGGACGAAACCCAGGAGGTGGCCAAAGCCTACCGGGCCCTCCGCACCCCGGAGGTCTTCCTCTTTGACGAGAGGCGGCTCCTTCGCTACCACGGCCGGGTCAACGACAACCCCAAGTTCCCCGACCAGGTGCAAAGCCACGACCTGGAGGCGGCCATAGAGGCCCTCCTCAAGGGGGAGGACCCCCCCCTCAAGGAGGCCCCTGCCATCGGCTGCACCATCAAGTGGCGGCCTGGGAACCAGCCCGAGGTGAAGATAGGCTAG
- a CDS encoding lyase family protein, translated as MGWHGVFRRWVLARHYRFAREALVPYFFDALTAYALELARLGLPRSKEAVAALRELRTLPLPSFTGEAEDVFFSIQAQLAEHWGEEVAGVVRRGLSRNDLDLTVFRAYLRDRVLALLGDLLRLRREGLRLAGRTQGVPVVLHTHYRPAQPSTLDHYLLGIEGLLSRDTERLFQALSHVNRSPLGASALAGAPYPLDRHRLSALLGFEAPVENALDAVASGDYALGLAAALQALGASLSRLLTDLLFWAGRGAFVVGEGLSQGSSFMPQKQNPVVLEHARIYAGRLIGGLDPLAFLNHNTPFTDLNDHSTGILEPLGGMLEAGEAALELTRAALEEGRFVPERLLEELSPEVLASEAVDLLVRKGVPLPEAYRRVRGALPGLRPELLGVDREELLAWVSLEGFFARREVLGGVGPRARAEALSRAKRRLKKDTEALAALRARVRLARRWLQRLQPEEVLEGGRVGGGGR; from the coding sequence ATGGGCTGGCACGGGGTCTTCCGCCGCTGGGTTTTGGCCCGGCACTACCGCTTCGCCCGAGAGGCCTTGGTCCCCTATTTCTTTGACGCCCTCACCGCCTATGCCCTGGAGCTCGCCCGCCTGGGCCTACCCCGGAGCAAGGAGGCCGTGGCCGCTCTGAGGGAGCTTCGTACCCTGCCCCTTCCCAGCTTCACCGGGGAGGCGGAGGATGTCTTCTTCTCCATCCAAGCCCAGCTCGCCGAGCACTGGGGGGAGGAAGTGGCCGGGGTGGTGCGCCGGGGGCTTTCCCGCAACGACCTGGACCTCACCGTCTTTCGGGCTTACCTCCGGGACCGGGTCCTGGCCCTCTTGGGCGACCTTCTCCGCCTAAGGCGGGAAGGCCTCCGCTTGGCCGGGCGCACCCAGGGCGTACCCGTGGTCCTCCACACCCACTACCGTCCCGCCCAGCCCTCTACCTTGGACCACTACCTCTTGGGCATAGAGGGCCTCCTCTCCCGGGACACGGAGCGGCTTTTCCAGGCCCTTTCCCACGTGAACCGCTCCCCCTTGGGGGCCAGCGCCCTGGCGGGAGCCCCCTACCCCCTGGACCGGCACCGCCTCTCCGCTCTTCTCGGCTTTGAGGCCCCCGTGGAGAACGCCTTGGACGCGGTGGCCTCGGGGGACTACGCCCTGGGGCTAGCCGCCGCCCTCCAGGCCCTGGGGGCCAGCCTCTCCCGGCTCCTCACCGATCTCCTCTTCTGGGCGGGCCGGGGAGCCTTCGTGGTGGGCGAGGGGCTTTCCCAGGGGTCCAGCTTCATGCCCCAAAAGCAAAACCCCGTGGTCCTGGAGCACGCCCGCATCTACGCGGGGCGGCTTATTGGGGGGCTGGACCCCTTGGCCTTTCTCAACCACAACACCCCCTTCACCGACCTCAACGACCACTCCACGGGGATTCTGGAGCCCCTGGGCGGGATGCTGGAAGCGGGGGAGGCGGCCCTAGAACTGACCCGGGCGGCCCTGGAGGAGGGGCGGTTCGTTCCCGAGCGCCTTTTGGAGGAGCTCTCCCCTGAGGTCCTGGCCTCCGAGGCCGTGGACCTCCTGGTCCGGAAGGGGGTGCCCCTCCCCGAGGCCTACCGCCGGGTCCGTGGGGCGCTTCCCGGCCTCCGGCCCGAGCTTCTCGGGGTGGATCGGGAGGAGCTTCTGGCCTGGGTGAGCCTCGAGGGCTTCTTCGCCCGGCGGGAGGTCTTAGGGGGTGTGGGGCCGAGGGCCCGGGCCGAGGCCCTCTCCCGGGCCAAGCGGCGCCTCAAGAAGGACACCGAGGCCCTGGCCGCCTTGCGGGCTAGGGTGCGCCTGGCCCGGCGCTGGTTGCAACGCCTCCAGCCGGAGGAGGTCCTGGAGGGGGGGCGGGTGGGGGGTGGGGGGCGCTAG
- a CDS encoding sodium:calcium antiporter encodes MTWLFFLLVALVVVTSGRAVAYYGDVLAEKTGLGRSVIGLVLVAATTSLPELFSSTSSLLQDLPEIAVGNILGANMVNFLLLVFLDAFHPYPVTARASQKHALALGLVLLLLATVGLGLLREVGLGRVGLAASALVPLYGFALWLSFRYARRFPQEEALEREAYAHVPLRLAMVRYGAGALVLVAAAVVLPVLANRLAQETGLGGGWVGTFLVGLITTLPEASVVVAAARLGAVDLAMGNAVGSVLFNTFLLGVGDLVYPKPLLGVVAEGHAATVLILQGMVGVVLMGLMYRSLRKLWVLSYDNWGVLLLYLLAMAYGLALR; translated from the coding sequence ATGACCTGGCTTTTCTTCCTCCTCGTGGCCCTGGTGGTGGTGACCTCTGGACGGGCGGTGGCCTACTACGGCGACGTACTGGCCGAGAAGACCGGCCTGGGGCGCAGCGTAATAGGCCTGGTCCTGGTGGCGGCCACCACTAGCCTTCCTGAGCTTTTCAGCAGCACCAGCTCCCTCTTGCAAGACCTGCCCGAGATCGCCGTAGGCAACATCCTGGGGGCCAATATGGTCAACTTCCTCCTGCTGGTCTTTCTGGATGCATTCCACCCCTATCCCGTTACCGCCCGGGCAAGCCAGAAGCATGCTCTGGCCTTGGGCCTGGTCCTTCTCCTCCTGGCGACGGTGGGGCTCGGCCTTTTGAGGGAGGTGGGGCTAGGGCGGGTGGGCCTTGCGGCCTCGGCCCTAGTTCCGCTCTATGGATTTGCCCTTTGGCTTTCCTTCCGCTACGCTCGGCGCTTTCCCCAGGAGGAGGCCTTGGAAAGGGAAGCCTACGCCCATGTGCCCCTGCGTCTGGCCATGGTGCGCTACGGGGCAGGGGCCTTGGTGTTGGTTGCGGCTGCCGTGGTCCTTCCCGTATTGGCCAACCGCCTGGCCCAGGAGACGGGTCTAGGGGGTGGCTGGGTGGGCACTTTTCTGGTGGGTCTCATCACCACGCTACCCGAGGCCAGTGTGGTGGTGGCTGCGGCTCGGCTTGGAGCCGTGGACCTGGCCATGGGCAACGCCGTAGGGAGCGTCCTCTTCAACACCTTTCTCCTGGGCGTGGGAGACCTGGTCTACCCCAAGCCCCTCCTAGGGGTGGTTGCGGAGGGCCACGCGGCCACGGTCTTGATCCTTCAGGGCATGGTCGGAGTGGTGCTGATGGGCCTCATGTACCGGAGCTTAAGGAAGCTCTGGGTGCTCTCTTACGACAACTGGGGGGTGCTCCTCCTTTACCTCCTGGCCATGGCCTATGGGCTCGCCTTGCGATGA
- a CDS encoding cation-translocating P-type ATPase, translating to MRGLSWQEARERLQEYGPNTLPEKPPEPLWRKFLRQFQSPLIYILLLALVVDLGLWLAEGAEEVPLESLAILAILLLNATLGAFQEKRSEEAIKRLKALAEPFVWVLRDGEFRRVPAREVVPGDVVRLEAGDRVPADGVFLEASGVLLDESVLTGESVPVEKGAGEEAYAGTLLVRGRALLEVARTGPGSAMGRIAGLLVGMEEEETPLERRLNAFGHRVARFVLLLALALVLLGFWVEGPSFRMVLFAVALAVAAVPEGLPAVLTLTLALGVERMAGRKAVVRRLAAVEALGSVTLIATDKTGTLTENRMGVQELLAWDREQALLAMALCNDADLATGAGDPLELGLLRYAARYLDVEKARRENPRLSERPFDSAWKYMRVTTPRGSFLKGAPEALIPRLSLPEAEKAKLLEEAEGHAAQGFRVLALAFGEGEREEGLAFLGFVLLLDPPRPEVPEAVQKVLGAGVRVVMVTGDHPATALAIARRVGIPAEVVATGEEIGELSDEELLEVDVFARVRPEDKLRIVEAFQRAGEVVAMTGDGVNDAPALKRADVGVAMGQRGSDVSREVADLVLLDDNFAAIVAAIEEGRNIYENIQKFIRFVFSTNVSLVLVIALGMVLAVLAGLRDALGHLLLPLTALQVLWINFVTDGPPALALGLDRNPGVLSRPPRPKDSPLLDGPSVHFILLTGSLKAGMTLAMLLALPLWLGIEAMQSAVFHFMAIGQVFFAYPARRTHITPLPNPYLNAVIALEILLQLLVGTLAPGLLQVVPIPPWVWLLILGAAFLAWGMAEGVYRVVWRKEGR from the coding sequence ATGCGTGGCCTATCCTGGCAGGAAGCCAGGGAAAGACTTCAGGAATACGGCCCCAACACCCTTCCGGAAAAGCCCCCCGAGCCCCTTTGGCGGAAGTTCCTCCGTCAGTTCCAAAGCCCCCTCATCTACATCCTCCTCCTCGCCTTGGTGGTGGACCTTGGCCTCTGGCTGGCCGAGGGGGCGGAAGAGGTCCCTCTGGAGTCCTTGGCCATCCTGGCCATCCTCCTCCTCAACGCTACCTTGGGGGCCTTTCAGGAAAAGCGCTCCGAGGAAGCCATAAAGCGCCTCAAGGCCCTGGCGGAGCCTTTCGTCTGGGTCCTTAGGGATGGGGAGTTCCGGCGGGTCCCTGCCCGGGAGGTCGTTCCCGGGGACGTGGTGCGCCTCGAGGCCGGGGATCGCGTCCCCGCCGATGGGGTCTTCCTAGAGGCCTCAGGGGTCCTTTTGGACGAGAGCGTCCTCACGGGGGAGAGCGTGCCCGTGGAAAAGGGCGCGGGGGAGGAGGCCTACGCCGGGACCCTTCTGGTGAGGGGCCGGGCCCTTTTGGAGGTGGCCCGCACCGGGCCTGGGAGCGCCATGGGCCGCATCGCTGGCCTTCTGGTGGGGATGGAGGAGGAAGAGACCCCTCTAGAGCGCCGCCTCAACGCCTTTGGCCACCGGGTGGCCCGCTTCGTCCTCCTCCTGGCCTTGGCCCTGGTCCTCCTGGGCTTTTGGGTGGAAGGGCCCTCCTTCAGGATGGTCCTCTTCGCCGTGGCCCTGGCGGTGGCCGCTGTCCCCGAGGGGCTTCCCGCCGTCCTCACCCTGACCCTGGCCCTGGGGGTGGAGCGCATGGCGGGGAGGAAGGCGGTGGTGCGCCGCCTGGCTGCGGTGGAGGCCCTGGGGAGCGTGACCCTCATCGCTACGGACAAGACGGGCACCCTCACGGAAAACCGCATGGGGGTCCAGGAGCTCCTGGCATGGGATCGGGAGCAGGCCCTCTTGGCCATGGCCCTCTGCAACGACGCTGACCTGGCCACGGGGGCCGGGGACCCGCTGGAGCTCGGCCTTCTCCGCTACGCCGCGCGTTATCTGGACGTGGAAAAGGCGCGACGGGAAAACCCCCGGCTTTCCGAGCGCCCCTTCGATAGCGCCTGGAAGTACATGCGGGTCACCACTCCCAGGGGAAGCTTCCTCAAGGGGGCGCCCGAGGCCCTCATCCCAAGGCTTTCCCTCCCCGAGGCGGAGAAGGCCAAGCTTTTGGAGGAGGCCGAGGGCCACGCCGCCCAAGGGTTTAGGGTCCTGGCCTTGGCCTTTGGGGAGGGGGAGAGGGAGGAGGGCCTGGCCTTCCTGGGCTTCGTCCTCCTCCTGGACCCCCCTCGTCCTGAGGTGCCCGAGGCCGTGCAGAAGGTTCTCGGGGCTGGGGTGCGGGTGGTCATGGTCACCGGGGACCACCCGGCCACCGCCCTGGCCATCGCCCGCAGGGTGGGGATTCCCGCCGAGGTGGTGGCCACAGGGGAGGAGATCGGGGAGCTTTCGGATGAGGAGCTTCTGGAGGTGGACGTCTTCGCCCGGGTCCGGCCCGAGGATAAGCTGCGCATTGTGGAGGCCTTCCAAAGGGCCGGAGAGGTGGTGGCCATGACCGGGGACGGCGTCAACGACGCTCCGGCCCTGAAGCGGGCGGACGTGGGCGTGGCCATGGGGCAGAGGGGTTCGGACGTGAGCCGGGAGGTGGCAGACCTGGTCCTCCTGGACGACAACTTCGCCGCCATCGTGGCCGCCATTGAGGAGGGGCGGAACATCTACGAGAACATCCAGAAGTTCATCCGCTTCGTCTTCTCCACCAACGTGTCCCTCGTCCTGGTGATCGCCCTGGGGATGGTGCTGGCGGTCTTGGCGGGTCTGCGGGACGCCCTCGGCCACCTCCTCCTTCCCCTCACCGCGCTGCAGGTCCTTTGGATCAACTTCGTGACCGATGGTCCCCCTGCCCTGGCCTTGGGGCTGGACCGGAACCCTGGGGTTTTGTCCCGCCCCCCAAGGCCCAAGGATAGCCCCCTGCTGGACGGCCCCTCCGTGCACTTCATCCTCCTGACAGGTTCCCTGAAGGCGGGCATGACCCTGGCCATGTTGCTCGCCCTGCCCCTCTGGTTGGGTATTGAGGCCATGCAGAGCGCCGTTTTCCACTTCATGGCCATAGGCCAGGTGTTCTTCGCCTACCCTGCCCGGCGCACCCACATCACGCCCCTTCCCAACCCCTACCTGAACGCCGTCATTGCCTTAGAGATCCTCCTGCAGCTTCTTGTGGGTACCCTGGCCCCCGGCCTTCTTCAGGTGGTCCCCATCCCCCCTTGGGTCTGGCTCCTGATCCTGGGGGCAGCCTTCCTGGCCTGGGGTATGGCGGAGGGGGTGTACCGGGTAGTATGGCGGAAGGAGGGGAGGTGA